Proteins encoded by one window of Archaeoglobus veneficus SNP6:
- a CDS encoding nucleotidyltransferase domain-containing protein, with protein MRLSLDQIKKDLQPLSKYEVVIFGSYVTGEFRKGSDIDVAVITRIRDEKQNFAILKKLIGKVKPVYDIRIFELLPLKVKASIIEDYIVVFGDELEISEYFYFWRKFWEDIKHRISYHDNYKEKLEAIERGRRITRRLKSLEP; from the coding sequence ATGAGATTGAGTCTTGACCAGATTAAAAAAGATCTTCAACCCCTATCAAAGTACGAAGTTGTTATCTTTGGTTCCTACGTTACGGGAGAATTTAGAAAAGGATCAGACATAGATGTTGCAGTTATTACGAGAATCAGAGACGAAAAGCAGAACTTTGCAATACTCAAGAAACTCATCGGAAAGGTAAAGCCTGTATATGACATCAGAATTTTCGAGCTACTGCCGTTGAAGGTCAAGGCATCAATAATCGAAGATTACATAGTAGTCTTTGGTGATGAACTGGAAATCTCCGAGTACTTCTACTTCTGGAGGAAGTTCTGGGAAGACATAAAACACAGAATAAGTTACCATGACAACTATAAAGAGAAACTGGAGGCAATCGAAAGGGGCAGGAGAATCACGAGGAGATTAAAGTCATTAGAACCCTGA
- a CDS encoding ABC transporter ATP-binding protein, whose amino-acid sequence MEAAAINRPMSTAMNDTAKDTLLKIENLVTQYSSRRGILKAVDNVSLDVKRGEFVSIVGESGCGKSTLAFSVMRLILPPGKIVGGKIIFDGIDLLELSEEEMRKVRGKDIGMIFQDPMTSLDPLEKIGEQIAETIIEHEKMSKKEALEKASKLLESVGLPGDRIDYYPHQLSGGQRQRIMIALAVSMNPKLLIADEPTTALDVIVQEKIMDLLDELKKQGRAIMLITHDFSLAATRSDRIAVMYAGWLVEYGNARSVVDEPLHPYTRGLIESVPDVWIDREIKPMPGFPPDLVNPPEGCRFRPRCPHAMDKCSREPPTVEVDGRKVKCWLYV is encoded by the coding sequence ATGGAAGCAGCAGCAATAAATCGGCCAATGAGTACAGCAATGAACGACACAGCAAAAGACACTCTACTCAAGATAGAAAACCTCGTAACGCAGTATTCGTCGAGGAGGGGAATACTGAAAGCTGTTGACAATGTCTCGCTCGACGTTAAGAGAGGTGAGTTCGTAAGTATTGTTGGCGAGAGTGGATGTGGCAAGTCTACCCTCGCATTTTCAGTAATGAGGCTAATCCTTCCGCCCGGAAAAATCGTTGGTGGAAAGATAATTTTCGATGGGATCGATTTGCTGGAGCTGTCTGAGGAAGAGATGAGAAAAGTAAGAGGGAAAGACATAGGGATGATTTTCCAGGATCCAATGACGAGTCTCGACCCCCTCGAAAAAATAGGTGAACAGATTGCAGAAACAATAATCGAGCACGAGAAGATGAGTAAAAAAGAGGCGCTCGAAAAGGCTTCCAAGCTGCTTGAGTCGGTAGGACTGCCAGGGGATAGAATAGACTACTACCCCCACCAGTTAAGCGGTGGACAGAGGCAGAGGATCATGATAGCACTTGCAGTATCTATGAACCCGAAGCTGCTTATTGCCGACGAACCAACGACAGCACTCGATGTTATCGTGCAGGAGAAGATCATGGATCTGCTCGATGAACTGAAAAAGCAGGGAAGAGCAATAATGCTGATCACCCACGATTTCTCCCTCGCTGCAACCAGAAGCGACAGAATTGCGGTGATGTATGCTGGCTGGCTCGTTGAGTATGGCAATGCAAGAAGCGTCGTGGACGAGCCGCTTCATCCGTACACAAGAGGGTTGATAGAATCCGTTCCGGATGTGTGGATTGACAGGGAGATCAAGCCAATGCCCGGATTTCCACCAGATTTAGTAAATCCGCCAGAAGGCTGCAGGTTCAGGCCAAGATGCCCACATGCCATGGATAAATGCAGCAGAGAGCCGCCGACAGTTGAAGTAGACGGAAGAAAAGTAAAGTGCTGGCTTTACGTCTGA
- a CDS encoding ABC transporter ATP-binding protein yields the protein MELVKVENLKKYYPVQKSFLEVLLSRKLEFIKAVDNVSFDVKKGETLAFVGESGCGKTTTGRLMVKLEEPTDGKIWFKGKDITNVKGEELRKIRRLLQIIFQDPYASLNPKMKIGEHLEDPLLIHDLATKKEAKEQALDMLERVGLVPAEQFYNRYPYQLSGGQRQRVAIARAMILKPEFVVADEPVSMIDVSLRASILNLLMSFKRDYNLSMIFITHDLSVAKLIGDRIAVMYLGKIVEIGKVRDVIHSPAHPYTAALLSAVPSLAGKALKIEIKGEIANPRYPPPGCKYHPRCPYMEKICAEKEPELVKVGEDHYVACHKPLSLSL from the coding sequence ATGGAACTCGTTAAGGTTGAGAACCTCAAGAAGTACTACCCCGTCCAGAAATCCTTTCTGGAAGTTCTCCTCTCAAGGAAACTGGAGTTTATAAAAGCTGTTGACAACGTTTCGTTTGACGTTAAAAAGGGAGAGACCCTCGCCTTCGTTGGAGAGAGTGGATGTGGCAAAACCACCACTGGCAGATTGATGGTAAAGCTCGAAGAACCAACAGACGGCAAGATATGGTTCAAGGGCAAGGACATTACAAACGTTAAAGGCGAGGAGCTCAGAAAAATACGCAGGCTTTTGCAGATAATCTTTCAGGATCCTTACGCATCCCTCAACCCGAAGATGAAAATCGGCGAGCACCTCGAAGACCCTCTGCTGATTCATGACCTTGCAACCAAGAAGGAGGCAAAGGAGCAGGCTTTGGACATGCTCGAAAGAGTTGGTTTGGTACCAGCGGAGCAGTTCTACAACCGATATCCGTATCAGTTGAGCGGCGGGCAGAGGCAGCGCGTGGCAATAGCGAGAGCAATGATACTGAAGCCAGAGTTCGTTGTTGCGGACGAGCCCGTTTCGATGATAGATGTTTCACTCAGGGCGTCGATACTGAACCTCCTGATGTCGTTTAAGAGGGACTACAACCTGTCAATGATCTTCATCACCCACGATCTTTCCGTTGCAAAGCTGATTGGCGATAGAATTGCAGTGATGTACCTCGGCAAGATAGTCGAGATTGGTAAAGTCAGGGATGTTATACACAGCCCTGCACATCCATACACTGCTGCGCTGCTTTCTGCGGTACCATCGCTTGCAGGAAAGGCTCTCAAGATTGAAATCAAGGGAGAAATTGCGAATCCAAGGTATCCGCCGCCTGGATGCAAATACCATCCAAGATGTCCCTACATGGAAAAGATTTGTGCGGAAAAAGAGCCAGAGCTTGTTAAGGTTGGCGAAGACCACTACGTTGCATGCCACAAGCCTCTTTCTTTAAGTCTTTGA